The proteins below are encoded in one region of Endomicrobiales bacterium:
- a CDS encoding NAD(+)/NADH kinase, with protein MKLGIVYNKDKALAIKELEKLKKWLALNKIDYIILGQKVPKNEKICAVVTLGGDGTMLKASRMLVPYKIPILGVNLGSLGFLAETNPKEMYAAIKNIIAGKFTIKERAVLAVKIENKNRTINELAINDCIAHSGTNGRIVTVKAYLNEKFLGDYIGDGLIVATPTGSTAYSLAANGPIVHPHLDVLVLTPICPHTLSQRPFIMPASKSILKLIVNSDAKEKPVIYIDGQIKHELEVDDKIIISLFSEPLYLIKNKKHNYFSVLRTKLNWGKRG; from the coding sequence ATGAAATTAGGTATTGTTTACAACAAAGACAAGGCGCTGGCCATAAAAGAACTTGAAAAGCTAAAGAAATGGCTTGCTTTAAACAAAATTGATTACATTATTCTTGGACAAAAAGTTCCGAAAAATGAAAAAATATGCGCTGTTGTAACTCTAGGCGGCGATGGAACAATGCTTAAAGCAAGCAGAATGCTTGTGCCGTATAAAATTCCAATTTTAGGGGTTAACCTTGGCTCGCTGGGCTTCCTTGCAGAAACAAACCCAAAAGAAATGTATGCGGCAATAAAAAATATAATTGCTGGAAAGTTTACCATTAAAGAGCGAGCTGTTTTAGCTGTAAAAATTGAAAATAAAAATAGAACTATTAATGAACTTGCCATAAACGACTGTATAGCGCACTCTGGAACAAATGGCAGAATTGTTACTGTTAAAGCATACTTAAATGAGAAATTTTTAGGTGATTACATTGGCGATGGACTAATAGTTGCAACCCCAACCGGCTCAACCGCCTACTCACTTGCAGCAAACGGCCCTATTGTGCACCCACATTTAGATGTGCTTGTTCTAACACCAATTTGCCCGCACACACTAAGCCAAAGACCTTTTATTATGCCTGCGAGTAAATCCATACTTAAGCTAATTGTAAACTCAGACGCAAAAGAGAAACCAGTAATTTATATTGATGGGCAAATAAAACATGAGCTTGAAGTGGATGATAAAATTATAATTTCTCTTTTTAGCGAACCGCTATACCTTATTAAAAACAAAAAACACAACTATTTTAGCGTTCTAAGAACTAAACTAAACTGGGGTAAGAGAGGATAA
- a CDS encoding thiamine pyrophosphate-dependent enzyme codes for MNILKRPEALKDAPHLYCPGCGHGIIHRIVAEVIDELGIREKTIAVAPVGCAVFAYDYFNFDVTEAPHGRPPAVATGIKRVLPDRFVFTYQGDGDLAAIGTAETVHAANRGENITIIFVNNANYGMTGGQMAPTTLIGQKTATTPAGRDVKRDGFPMDVCALLSSLPGVSYLERVAVNSPKNIIQTKRAIKKAFENQINGKGFSLVEVLSQCPVDWGMTPKDAIAWVENTFMKTFPLKVYKDI; via the coding sequence ATGAACATACTAAAAAGACCGGAAGCCTTAAAAGACGCACCACACCTTTACTGCCCAGGCTGCGGACATGGGATAATTCACCGTATAGTTGCTGAAGTTATTGATGAACTTGGCATTAGAGAAAAAACCATAGCGGTAGCGCCTGTTGGTTGCGCTGTATTCGCATATGATTACTTTAACTTTGATGTCACAGAAGCCCCTCACGGCAGGCCTCCGGCAGTTGCAACCGGAATAAAAAGAGTTTTACCTGACCGTTTTGTATTTACATATCAAGGTGACGGCGACCTTGCCGCAATAGGCACAGCAGAAACTGTGCATGCCGCAAACCGCGGTGAAAATATAACAATAATATTTGTTAATAACGCCAACTACGGTATGACCGGCGGGCAAATGGCTCCAACAACTTTAATAGGTCAAAAGACAGCAACGACACCGGCAGGCAGAGATGTTAAAAGAGATGGGTTCCCTATGGATGTATGTGCTCTGCTTTCATCGCTCCCAGGAGTTTCGTATTTAGAAAGAGTTGCTGTAAACTCACCCAAAAACATTATACAGACAAAAAGAGCAATAAAAAAAGCGTTTGAAAACCAAATCAATGGCAAAGGGTTTTCCTTAGTAGAAGTTCTTTCGCAATGCCCGGTTGACTGGGGTATGACTCCAAAAGATGCAATCGCTTGGGTAGAAAATACTTTTATGAAAACATTCCCATTAAAAGTTTATAAAGATATTTAA
- the ychF gene encoding redox-regulated ATPase YchF, with the protein MALSVGIVGLPNVGKSTFFNAITNAGAQAQNYPFCTIEPNTGVVPVPDERLSVLSKMSASIKVVPATITCVDIAGLVKGASKGEGLGNKFLSHIREVNAIAHVVRCFDDQNVVHVNGKINPIDDIETINVELMLADLEMADKLQNTLSKQLKSADNEVKEKLALVTKIKMALEANKPVRSLEFSVEESEHLKQMNFISAKKVIYVANINESSINKENDYVKLVNEYARSCGEKCEVISAKIEEEIAILDAAEKAEFLKELGIKQSGLDVFAKECYSLLGLQTFLTTGVKETRAWTINKGATAPQAAGVIHTDFERGFIRGNVISYEDFVRYGGEAGAREKGLLRQEGREYIMREGDIVEFLFNV; encoded by the coding sequence ATGGCGCTTTCAGTTGGTATTGTAGGCCTGCCAAATGTTGGGAAATCAACTTTTTTTAATGCCATAACAAATGCCGGCGCTCAGGCGCAAAACTACCCGTTTTGCACAATTGAGCCAAATACCGGCGTTGTGCCTGTGCCTGATGAGCGCTTAAGCGTGCTTTCTAAAATGAGCGCTTCAATAAAAGTTGTTCCTGCAACTATTACCTGTGTGGATATCGCAGGACTTGTTAAAGGCGCTTCAAAAGGTGAAGGGCTTGGCAATAAATTTCTCTCTCATATCAGGGAAGTTAACGCTATCGCCCATGTTGTGCGCTGTTTTGACGATCAAAATGTTGTGCATGTTAATGGCAAAATTAACCCAATTGATGATATTGAAACAATAAATGTTGAGCTAATGTTGGCAGACCTTGAAATGGCTGACAAATTACAAAACACACTCTCTAAACAACTTAAAAGCGCCGACAATGAAGTAAAAGAAAAGCTTGCGCTTGTTACAAAAATAAAAATGGCGCTTGAGGCAAACAAACCAGTTCGCTCACTTGAGTTTTCGGTGGAAGAAAGTGAGCACCTTAAGCAGATGAATTTTATTAGCGCGAAAAAAGTTATTTATGTGGCAAACATAAATGAAAGTTCCATAAACAAAGAAAATGATTATGTTAAGTTGGTAAATGAGTACGCGCGTTCTTGTGGTGAAAAGTGTGAGGTTATCAGCGCAAAAATTGAAGAAGAAATTGCAATACTTGACGCGGCTGAAAAAGCAGAGTTTTTAAAAGAACTTGGCATAAAACAAAGCGGGCTTGATGTTTTTGCAAAAGAGTGCTACTCCTTGCTTGGTTTGCAAACATTTTTAACCACCGGAGTAAAAGAAACACGCGCATGGACAATTAACAAAGGCGCGACTGCTCCGCAGGCGGCCGGCGTTATACATACTGATTTTGAACGCGGTTTTATTCGCGGGAATGTTATTTCGTATGAGGATTTTGTGCGTTATGGCGGTGAAGCCGGAGCGCGTGAAAAAGGCCTTTTACGCCAAGAGGGCCGTGAGTATATTATGCGCGAAGGCGATATAGTTGAGTTTTTATTCAATGTCTGA
- a CDS encoding AAA family ATPase encodes MKNSNDFQRLRNKNALYNEANILPENLDLSKEFLNAFNLLENTSNCIFITGKAGTGKSTLLKYFKSKTQKKVVVIAPTGIAAINVGGQTVHSFFKFPPRIIQKKNIERLRNGELLEKLDTVIIDEISMVRADLMDGIDYALRINRDEMKIPFGGAQVILFGDLFQLPPVVNKEEREIMDKEYKSPYFFDAKIFNNIKLCYVELTKIYRQVDQDFIDILNKIRNGEQVDKDLDKLNERVDKKIQENSAPCIILTTTNQQARNINEYKLSINSNKEFKFEAKITGTFDENIFPTEYCLRLKKGAQIMLIKNDINKRWVNGTLAEVEDLSDDKIMVKINKNIYEVPLSVWQKVEYKYNSNKNDIDETIIGTFIQYPLKLAWAITIHKSQGQTFNNVSIDIGHGAFAHGQIYVGLSRCTSLKGITLKKSIIESDIILDKRIYNFRNKFIKHKL; translated from the coding sequence TCTCCCCGAAAACCTAGACTTAAGCAAAGAGTTTTTGAATGCCTTTAATTTATTGGAAAATACAAGTAATTGCATTTTTATTACAGGTAAAGCGGGGACAGGCAAATCAACACTTCTGAAATATTTTAAATCAAAGACTCAAAAAAAAGTAGTTGTTATAGCTCCAACTGGTATTGCAGCAATCAATGTTGGTGGGCAGACAGTACATTCATTTTTTAAATTTCCTCCAAGAATAATTCAGAAAAAAAATATTGAAAGATTAAGAAATGGAGAGCTTCTTGAAAAACTTGATACTGTAATAATTGATGAGATTTCAATGGTTAGAGCTGATCTGATGGATGGTATTGACTATGCTCTTAGAATAAATCGAGATGAGATGAAAATTCCTTTTGGAGGAGCTCAAGTAATATTATTTGGAGATCTGTTTCAGTTACCCCCTGTTGTAAACAAAGAAGAACGAGAAATTATGGATAAGGAATATAAGAGTCCTTATTTTTTTGATGCAAAAATATTTAATAACATAAAATTATGCTATGTAGAGTTAACTAAAATATATAGACAGGTTGATCAAGACTTTATAGATATTCTTAATAAAATCAGAAATGGTGAACAAGTAGATAAAGACTTGGATAAGCTTAATGAGAGGGTTGATAAAAAAATACAAGAAAATAGTGCGCCTTGTATTATACTAACAACCACAAATCAACAAGCAAGGAATATAAATGAGTATAAATTGTCTATAAACTCAAATAAAGAGTTTAAATTTGAAGCCAAAATTACGGGTACTTTCGATGAAAATATATTTCCAACCGAATATTGCTTAAGGCTCAAAAAAGGTGCACAAATAATGTTAATTAAGAATGATATAAATAAGAGATGGGTAAACGGAACCCTTGCAGAAGTGGAAGATTTATCTGATGATAAAATAATGGTGAAGATAAATAAAAATATATATGAGGTTCCTCTTAGTGTTTGGCAAAAAGTTGAATATAAATATAATTCTAATAAAAATGATATAGATGAAACGATAATAGGGACATTTATTCAATATCCTTTAAAATTAGCTTGGGCAATTACTATTCATAAGAGTCAGGGACAAACATTCAATAATGTTAGTATTGATATAGGTCACGGGGCATTTGCGCATGGGCAAATATATGTTGGATTAAGCCGCTGTACTTCGCTTAAGGGAATAACTCTGAAAAAGTCGATAATAGAAAGCGATATAATTCTAGATAAACGCATATATAACTTTAGAAACAAGTTTATAAAGCACAAATTGTAA
- a CDS encoding GyrI-like domain-containing protein, which translates to MKKVLIILVLLIVGFVIYGATLGLFEKVEVNVTKVGPYKFVYAEHKGSYMKVGKVMNNIFESLNKDFGIKAERGFGIYYDNPKLVKKENLRSSVGCVLESEYFSQEDKIKTKFGIMEYPVTQSITAEFPYKNMGSIIIAVAKVYPEFSKYMEANGFEQTESLEIYSMKDKKIFFSMPLKKKQGAQ; encoded by the coding sequence ATGAAAAAAGTTTTAATTATTTTAGTTCTTTTAATAGTTGGTTTTGTTATTTATGGCGCAACACTTGGGCTTTTTGAAAAGGTTGAAGTTAATGTTACAAAAGTTGGCCCTTATAAGTTTGTTTATGCCGAGCATAAGGGTTCGTATATGAAAGTTGGCAAAGTAATGAACAATATCTTTGAAAGTTTAAACAAGGACTTTGGTATAAAAGCAGAAAGGGGATTTGGTATTTACTACGACAACCCAAAATTAGTTAAAAAAGAAAATTTAAGGAGCTCCGTTGGTTGCGTGCTTGAGTCGGAGTACTTTTCGCAAGAAGATAAAATCAAAACAAAATTTGGCATTATGGAGTATCCTGTAACGCAAAGTATAACAGCCGAGTTTCCGTATAAGAATATGGGGTCTATCATTATTGCTGTTGCTAAAGTTTACCCTGAGTTTTCAAAATATATGGAAGCAAACGGTTTTGAGCAGACAGAGTCGCTTGAAATTTACTCTATGAAAGATAAAAAAATATTTTTTAGTATGCCGTTAAAGAAAAAACAAGGGGCGCAATAA
- a CDS encoding 2-oxoacid:acceptor oxidoreductase family protein, whose amino-acid sequence MKHNIIIAGFGGQGALSAGMLLAQAALEEGKLSTWFPSYGAEIRGGTANSTVVISTEEIGSPIVLSSTGLIALNELSLVKFSKNAVAGAIIVVNTSLVPKEKIIIDNTKKYFFVPATELANKLGNVRVANSVALGAFLKASKALSLESAIKACPVLLESKKELIELNIKALELGFSL is encoded by the coding sequence ATGAAACACAATATAATAATAGCTGGGTTTGGCGGACAGGGTGCACTTTCAGCAGGTATGTTGCTTGCTCAGGCCGCTCTTGAAGAAGGAAAACTTTCAACATGGTTTCCATCCTACGGCGCTGAAATACGCGGCGGCACAGCCAACTCAACTGTAGTAATATCTACAGAAGAAATTGGTTCGCCAATTGTACTTTCTTCAACCGGGCTTATTGCACTAAATGAACTTTCTCTTGTAAAGTTCTCAAAAAATGCAGTTGCTGGAGCTATAATTGTTGTTAATACATCACTTGTGCCGAAAGAAAAGATAATAATTGATAACACAAAGAAATATTTTTTCGTGCCAGCTACAGAGCTTGCCAATAAACTTGGAAATGTTCGCGTAGCAAACTCAGTTGCTCTTGGGGCTTTTTTGAAAGCATCCAAAGCACTTTCACTTGAAAGCGCAATAAAGGCATGCCCAGTACTTCTTGAAAGCAAAAAAGAACTTATTGAATTGAATATAAAAGCTCTGGAGCTTGGATTTTCTCTCTAA
- a CDS encoding N-acetyltransferase: protein MSEFKIRNAKVKDVKAMQLLINHYAQKREMLPRSLNDIYENLQEYVVAESNGKVIACCALHISWEDLAEVKALAVAEGFIKKGIGSKLVLECHKKAKELGVNEVFCLTYKPKFFVNLKYKQISRDKLPHKVWGECVKCPHFPDCGEVPLLIVLKKVKKPKTKKFF from the coding sequence ATGTCTGAATTTAAAATTAGAAATGCAAAAGTAAAAGATGTGAAAGCAATGCAGCTTTTAATAAACCACTACGCGCAAAAACGTGAAATGCTTCCAAGATCTCTTAACGATATATATGAAAACTTGCAAGAGTATGTAGTTGCGGAATCAAATGGTAAAGTTATAGCGTGCTGCGCATTACATATATCATGGGAAGATTTGGCAGAAGTAAAAGCCCTTGCAGTTGCCGAAGGGTTTATAAAAAAAGGAATTGGCTCAAAACTTGTACTTGAATGCCATAAAAAAGCAAAAGAACTTGGGGTTAACGAGGTTTTTTGCCTTACATATAAACCAAAATTCTTTGTAAACCTAAAATACAAGCAGATATCACGGGATAAACTGCCACATAAAGTTTGGGGTGAATGCGTAAAATGCCCGCACTTCCCCGACTGCGGTGAAGTTCCACTGTTAATTGTCCTAAAAAAAGTTAAAAAACCTAAAACTAAAAAATTCTTTTAG
- the recN gene encoding DNA repair protein RecN, whose amino-acid sequence MLANLYIKNFALIDDLTLCLEPGLNIFTGETGAGKSIIMESLSLALGARSSASVVRSGQTCCVISAEFDITKIPEVNKTLETLCIPAENNTLILRREIDNSGKSRAFANDTPLTLLALNEITQNLADIHTQNEHQLLLETSFQRKFLDAYGSLEKYTAEISKKYYELKELKDSQAALELSFAQKERLIDLYSFQLKEIAEANLKPSEDLELENTLPLLKNASKLKDNCEMARKALYTGEAPALSAIMQTIKNLEALHNSSGAMSEELDNTRNAYYTLESALDGISTFADKLEIDPEKLQEVMERLELIKKLKKKYAPTIEEIAAYEEKIKAQLETLQKSEESSLELTKKIEKNSTELNKLCAKLSELRLKFGQKLAKAVEAEIQELGMKKARFAITLTKEQEAQNYGIDKVDFIFSANPGEELKPIKTIASGGELSRLMLGLKTALSNVYGSPVLIFDEIDSGVGGPTGQAIGKKLKALSKERQILCITHLPQIAAFGDTNYAVSKTQKNGKTITEVSKLSQDNKIEEIAKMLSGNKVTQSALTHAKELIENSNSL is encoded by the coding sequence ATGCTTGCTAATTTATACATTAAAAACTTTGCGTTAATTGATGATTTAACCCTATGCCTTGAGCCCGGGCTTAATATATTTACCGGTGAAACCGGCGCGGGCAAATCGATTATTATGGAGTCGCTTTCCCTTGCCCTTGGAGCGCGGTCATCGGCAAGTGTTGTTAGAAGCGGACAAACATGCTGTGTTATTAGTGCCGAGTTTGACATAACAAAAATTCCTGAAGTTAATAAAACATTAGAAACTCTTTGCATACCTGCAGAAAACAACACACTTATTTTAAGGCGTGAGATTGACAACTCCGGTAAAAGCAGAGCATTTGCCAACGACACCCCCCTTACTCTTTTAGCACTCAATGAGATTACACAAAATTTAGCAGACATACACACCCAGAATGAGCACCAACTTTTACTTGAAACATCATTTCAAAGAAAGTTTTTAGACGCTTACGGCTCCTTAGAAAAATATACCGCTGAAATTTCAAAAAAATATTATGAACTAAAAGAATTAAAAGACAGCCAGGCAGCTCTTGAACTTTCTTTTGCCCAAAAAGAGCGGCTTATAGACCTCTACTCTTTTCAATTAAAAGAAATTGCTGAAGCAAACCTAAAACCGTCAGAAGATTTAGAACTTGAAAACACTTTGCCGCTGCTTAAAAATGCAAGCAAGCTTAAAGACAATTGTGAAATGGCACGCAAAGCGCTCTATACCGGTGAAGCGCCTGCGCTTTCTGCAATTATGCAAACAATTAAAAATTTAGAGGCCCTGCACAACTCGTCGGGTGCTATGTCCGAGGAGTTAGATAACACACGCAACGCCTATTATACGCTTGAATCGGCACTTGATGGAATAAGCACCTTTGCGGATAAACTTGAAATAGACCCTGAAAAACTGCAAGAAGTAATGGAACGCCTTGAGCTAATAAAAAAACTCAAAAAGAAGTATGCCCCAACAATTGAAGAAATTGCCGCCTACGAAGAAAAAATAAAAGCCCAGCTTGAAACACTTCAAAAAAGTGAAGAATCAAGTTTGGAACTTACCAAAAAAATAGAAAAAAATAGCACCGAGTTAAATAAACTCTGCGCAAAATTAAGCGAACTTCGGTTAAAATTTGGCCAGAAACTTGCTAAAGCTGTTGAGGCCGAAATTCAAGAACTTGGAATGAAAAAAGCGCGCTTTGCTATAACACTTACCAAAGAACAAGAAGCGCAAAACTACGGAATAGATAAAGTTGATTTTATTTTTTCAGCTAACCCGGGCGAAGAGTTGAAACCCATAAAAACCATTGCATCTGGCGGCGAACTTTCTCGCCTGATGCTTGGGCTTAAAACCGCGCTTTCAAATGTTTATGGCTCGCCAGTTTTAATATTTGACGAAATTGACTCAGGAGTTGGCGGCCCAACCGGCCAAGCCATAGGCAAAAAACTAAAAGCACTATCAAAAGAAAGGCAGATACTTTGCATAACACATCTGCCACAAATTGCGGCCTTTGGCGATACAAACTACGCTGTTTCAAAAACTCAAAAAAACGGCAAAACAATTACTGAAGTGAGTAAATTATCACAAGATAATAAAATTGAAGAAATTGCCAAGATGCTTTCCGGTAACAAAGTAACACAAAGCGCGCTGACCCACGCCAAAGAGCTAATAGAAAACTCAAATTCTTTATAA
- the vorB gene encoding 3-methyl-2-oxobutanoate dehydrogenase subunit VorB yields the protein MKTLTKGNIALCEGAIAAGCMAYFGYPITPQNEVPAHMSKRMTDLGRVFLQAESEIAAINMVLGASTTGTRVMTSSSSPGISLKQEGISYIAACELPCLIVNVQRGGPGLGNISGAQGDYFQAVKGGGHGDYRLLTLAPCSVQEMYDFAILAFDLAEIYRTPVMILSDGIVGQMMEPAEIPQNPKPRTRPQTDRSWILDGCKGRAPRSIHSLLMNEFALEKHNIHLQEKYAKIAKNETRAEVGNIEDADTIIVGYGITGRVAKAAASIARAKGLKIGFIRPITLWPFPSQIISKAAKPGRKFLVVEMNHGQMVEDVRLAVNGACPVEFYGKAGGGIITEEAILERIK from the coding sequence ATGAAAACACTTACTAAAGGTAACATTGCGTTGTGTGAAGGTGCTATAGCAGCAGGTTGTATGGCATATTTTGGCTATCCAATTACCCCCCAAAATGAAGTGCCTGCGCATATGTCAAAACGAATGACAGATCTTGGCAGAGTTTTCCTTCAAGCCGAGTCAGAAATTGCCGCAATTAATATGGTTTTAGGCGCAAGCACAACCGGCACAAGAGTTATGACATCATCGTCTTCCCCGGGAATTTCACTTAAACAAGAAGGGATATCTTACATTGCCGCATGCGAACTGCCATGCCTGATTGTAAATGTTCAGCGCGGCGGGCCAGGGCTTGGAAATATATCCGGCGCTCAGGGTGATTACTTTCAAGCAGTAAAAGGCGGCGGCCATGGCGATTATCGCCTGCTAACTTTAGCTCCTTGCAGTGTTCAAGAAATGTATGACTTTGCAATTCTAGCATTTGACCTTGCTGAAATTTATAGAACACCTGTTATGATTCTTTCTGACGGAATTGTAGGCCAAATGATGGAACCGGCCGAAATACCACAAAACCCAAAACCAAGAACACGCCCACAAACAGATCGCAGTTGGATTCTTGATGGATGCAAGGGCAGAGCACCAAGAAGCATACACTCGCTTTTAATGAATGAATTTGCTCTTGAAAAACATAATATTCACCTGCAAGAAAAATATGCAAAAATAGCCAAAAACGAAACTCGCGCCGAAGTTGGAAACATAGAAGATGCCGATACTATTATTGTTGGCTATGGCATTACCGGAAGAGTTGCAAAAGCCGCGGCCAGTATCGCAAGAGCAAAAGGATTGAAAATTGGCTTCATACGGCCTATAACACTTTGGCCTTTCCCCTCACAAATAATTAGCAAAGCCGCCAAACCCGGCAGAAAGTTTTTAGTTGTAGAAATGAACCATGGACAAATGGTTGAAGATGTTCGCCTTGCTGTTAATGGAGCATGCCCCGTTGAATTTTACGGCAAAGCTGGCGGCGGTATAATAACTGAAGAAGCTATTTTGGAAAGAATAAAATGA
- a CDS encoding MFS transporter, whose amino-acid sequence MSEIKSQNKVLYLISIIGFFGIFSGTISKNPVLPLFAQSLGASITIIGLIAAISPIAGILFSFPVGYLCDSWGRKKLLLVSALVFLISPLLYLLITNPLFLIPVRFFHGIATAILGPVASSIIFSNYRKDRGEKIGLYSSATLVGRTVAPIVGGFLMGAFAYLGMLWSYRVVYIAAFVVSIPVLFLCLMYKEEGVQSSLEELKKTSFTQMKKALLNFIGNAKLLATGLAEMATYFSFGAFETYFPIYLHSLGVSPAKIGMAFSLQILSIALTKPLFGKLSDHIDRRVQIIFGLLILGSAIAAMPVFSNFIMLLICAVVFGFGMSFCTVATSAYSADVAKIEELGASMGALSSIMDIGHSSGPFVAGVIISLISLKAGFLACGIVCVMSAVFFIYSGFQKNLDKRIIN is encoded by the coding sequence ATGTCTGAAATAAAATCACAAAACAAGGTTTTGTATTTAATATCAATAATTGGTTTTTTTGGAATTTTTTCTGGTACAATTTCAAAAAATCCTGTTTTGCCCCTTTTTGCCCAGTCGCTTGGAGCATCCATAACAATTATTGGCTTAATTGCCGCAATTTCTCCAATTGCCGGCATACTTTTCAGCTTTCCGGTCGGCTACCTTTGCGATTCATGGGGAAGAAAGAAATTACTTTTAGTTTCTGCGTTGGTTTTCCTAATATCACCGCTTTTATACCTTCTGATAACAAACCCACTATTTTTAATACCTGTGCGTTTTTTTCACGGTATTGCCACAGCAATTTTGGGGCCTGTCGCATCTTCAATAATTTTTAGCAATTACAGAAAAGACAGGGGCGAAAAAATAGGTCTTTACTCTTCCGCCACACTTGTTGGCAGAACCGTTGCTCCAATAGTTGGTGGTTTTTTAATGGGTGCATTTGCTTACCTGGGTATGCTATGGAGTTACAGGGTTGTTTACATTGCTGCATTTGTGGTTTCTATTCCGGTTTTATTTCTTTGCTTAATGTACAAAGAAGAAGGCGTTCAAAGTAGTTTAGAAGAACTTAAAAAAACATCTTTTACGCAAATGAAAAAAGCATTGCTTAATTTTATTGGCAATGCAAAGCTTCTTGCAACAGGCCTTGCTGAAATGGCAACTTACTTTTCTTTTGGCGCATTTGAAACTTACTTTCCAATATATCTGCACTCACTTGGGGTTAGCCCTGCTAAAATCGGTATGGCATTTTCGTTGCAAATTTTGTCTATTGCGCTTACAAAACCGCTTTTTGGAAAACTTTCAGACCATATTGACCGTCGTGTACAAATTATTTTTGGTTTATTAATACTTGGTTCTGCAATTGCCGCAATGCCGGTTTTTTCAAACTTTATTATGCTTTTAATTTGTGCTGTTGTTTTTGGTTTTGGTATGTCTTTTTGCACTGTTGCAACAAGCGCGTATTCTGCGGATGTTGCCAAAATAGAAGAGTTGGGCGCTTCTATGGGGGCATTAAGTTCAATAATGGATATTGGACACTCTTCAGGGCCTTTTGTTGCGGGCGTAATTATATCTTTAATTTCATTAAAAGCAGGATTTCTTGCATGCGGTATTGTTTGCGTAATGTCGGCGGTGTTTTTTATTTACAGTGGTTTTCAAAAAAACCTTGATAAGAGAATAATTAATTAG